The proteins below are encoded in one region of Rhododendron vialii isolate Sample 1 chromosome 7a, ASM3025357v1:
- the LOC131332007 gene encoding homeobox-leucine zipper protein HAT22-like isoform X1, with the protein MISQYFCNTGLTLGSTSLDHHNPDHHHLRNRDERKSSLRFDHAIPSLTLGLISSEEEKHQVSNYSVLFRRQVSHSISATSSYSNNSSVKRERDGVGEEAEVERERCSKVGGDHDQDLEEGSVARKKLRLSKEQSVVLEDRFKEHSSLNPKQKQTLAKQLNLQPRQVEVWFQNRRARTKLKQTEVECELLRKCCDTLTDENKRLRNEIQELKALKKTAPFYMQLPAAVATLTVCPSCERHDSSGENSSKSLFSIGAKSHFYNSFTHPSAACLQDFK; encoded by the exons atgatttcccAGTATTTCTGCAACACTGGCCTCACTCTTGGCTCAACCTCTCTTGATCATCACAACCCCGATCACCACCATCTTCGGAATCGAGACGAAAGGAAATCGTCGTTGAGATTCGATCACGCGATCCCGTCTCTTACGCTGGGTTTGATCTCGTCGGAGGAAGAGAAACATCAGGTATCGAATTATTCAGTTCTTTTTCGCCGACAGGTCTCCCACTCGATTAGTGCGACGTCGTCGTACTCCAACAACTCCAgtgtgaagagagagagagatggtgttGGGGAGGAGGcggaggtggagagagaaagatgttCCAAGGTGGGGGGTGATCATGATCAGGATCTTGAAGAGGGAAGTGTTGCAAGGAAGAAACTTAGACTTAGCAAAGAACAGTCTGTGGTGTTAGAAGACAGGTTCAAAGAACACAGTAGTCTCAATCCT AAGCAAAAGCAGACCTTGGCGAAGCAGCTGAATCTACAGCCTCGGCAAGTGGAAGTTTGGTTTCAAAACAGGAGAGCCag GACAAAGCTTAAGCAAACTGAGGTAGAGTGCGAGTTACTGAGGAAGTGTTGTGACACACTAACAGATGAGAACAAAAGGCTGAGGAATGAAATACAAGAGCTGAAAGCACTCAAGAAAACTGCGCCGTTCTATATGCAACTGCCGGCGGCGGTAGCCACCCTCACCGTGTGCCCCTCCTGTGAGCGGCACGACAGCAGTGGCGAAAACTCCTCCAAAAGCCTTTTTTCTATTGGCGCAAAGTCTCATTTTTACAATTCCTTCACCCATCCGTCTGCAGCTTGCTTGCAAGATTTTAAATAG
- the LOC131332007 gene encoding homeobox-leucine zipper protein HAT22-like isoform X2: MISQYFCNTGLTLGSTSLDHHNPDHHHLRNRDERKSSLRFDHAIPSLTLGLISSEEEKHQVSNYSVLFRRQVSHSISATSSYSNNSSVKRERDGVGEEAEVERERCSKVGGDHDQDLEEGSVARKKLRLSKEQSVVLEDRFKEHSSLNPQKQTLAKQLNLQPRQVEVWFQNRRARTKLKQTEVECELLRKCCDTLTDENKRLRNEIQELKALKKTAPFYMQLPAAVATLTVCPSCERHDSSGENSSKSLFSIGAKSHFYNSFTHPSAACLQDFK; this comes from the exons atgatttcccAGTATTTCTGCAACACTGGCCTCACTCTTGGCTCAACCTCTCTTGATCATCACAACCCCGATCACCACCATCTTCGGAATCGAGACGAAAGGAAATCGTCGTTGAGATTCGATCACGCGATCCCGTCTCTTACGCTGGGTTTGATCTCGTCGGAGGAAGAGAAACATCAGGTATCGAATTATTCAGTTCTTTTTCGCCGACAGGTCTCCCACTCGATTAGTGCGACGTCGTCGTACTCCAACAACTCCAgtgtgaagagagagagagatggtgttGGGGAGGAGGcggaggtggagagagaaagatgttCCAAGGTGGGGGGTGATCATGATCAGGATCTTGAAGAGGGAAGTGTTGCAAGGAAGAAACTTAGACTTAGCAAAGAACAGTCTGTGGTGTTAGAAGACAGGTTCAAAGAACACAGTAGTCTCAATCCT CAAAAGCAGACCTTGGCGAAGCAGCTGAATCTACAGCCTCGGCAAGTGGAAGTTTGGTTTCAAAACAGGAGAGCCag GACAAAGCTTAAGCAAACTGAGGTAGAGTGCGAGTTACTGAGGAAGTGTTGTGACACACTAACAGATGAGAACAAAAGGCTGAGGAATGAAATACAAGAGCTGAAAGCACTCAAGAAAACTGCGCCGTTCTATATGCAACTGCCGGCGGCGGTAGCCACCCTCACCGTGTGCCCCTCCTGTGAGCGGCACGACAGCAGTGGCGAAAACTCCTCCAAAAGCCTTTTTTCTATTGGCGCAAAGTCTCATTTTTACAATTCCTTCACCCATCCGTCTGCAGCTTGCTTGCAAGATTTTAAATAG